The Pocillopora verrucosa isolate sample1 chromosome 2, ASM3666991v2, whole genome shotgun sequence genome has a segment encoding these proteins:
- the LOC131799104 gene encoding uncharacterized protein isoform X1 yields the protein MANSTSTKSTVMEWTKQHDKALLGEMTISDLFQYKKGTPERGQLWDSIAGNLNAMDYPKFKVAKRSCRDRWTLLRTKYKRRMSEEIQATGIDAEVGELDEIIEDLIGKEDAAIDSDKEGKKKAEADKKAAEEIRIKAMERFGNTRKRGGEDGEEGAKKKKRRSGSDAVEFLREKAKLEHSLREEELQLRKDQQSQTLLILQQQQQMNQALLTLMEKMLPKERN from the exons ATGGCCAACTCAACAAGCACAAAATC AACAGTGATGGAATGGACAAAGCAGCATGACAAGGCTCTTCTGGGTGAAATGACAATCAGTGATCTTTTTCAGTACAAGAAGGGCACTCCAGAAAGGGGTCAATTATGGGATTCTATTGCTGGTAATTTAAATGCAATGGATTACCCAAAGTTTAAAGTTGCAAAACGGTCATGTCGCGATCGTTGGACACTGTTACGCACAAAGTATAAAAGAAGGATGTCAGAAGAAATCCAAGCAACTGGAATAGATGCTGAGGTTGGAGAACTTGATGAGATCATTGAAGATCTTATTGGAAAAGAAGATGCTGCTATTGACAGTGataaagaaggaaagaagaaagctgAAGCTGATAAAAAGGCAGCAGAAGAAATACGGATTAAGGCTATGGAACGGTTTGGAAACACCAGAAAAAGAGGTGGAGAGGATGGAGAGGAAggagccaaaaagaaaaaaaggagaagtgGCAGTGATGCAGTAGAATTTCTcagagaaaaagcaaagttAGAACATTCTCTGAGAGAGGAAGAGCTACAGTTAAGGAAAGATCAACAAAGCCAAACACTGTTGATATTACAGCAACAACAGCAGATGAATCAAGCATTGCTCACCCTCATGGAAAAAATGTTGCCTAAAGAGAGGAATTAA
- the LOC131799104 gene encoding uncharacterized protein isoform X2, with protein sequence MEWTKQHDKALLGEMTISDLFQYKKGTPERGQLWDSIAGNLNAMDYPKFKVAKRSCRDRWTLLRTKYKRRMSEEIQATGIDAEVGELDEIIEDLIGKEDAAIDSDKEGKKKAEADKKAAEEIRIKAMERFGNTRKRGGEDGEEGAKKKKRRSGSDAVEFLREKAKLEHSLREEELQLRKDQQSQTLLILQQQQQMNQALLTLMEKMLPKERN encoded by the coding sequence ATGGAATGGACAAAGCAGCATGACAAGGCTCTTCTGGGTGAAATGACAATCAGTGATCTTTTTCAGTACAAGAAGGGCACTCCAGAAAGGGGTCAATTATGGGATTCTATTGCTGGTAATTTAAATGCAATGGATTACCCAAAGTTTAAAGTTGCAAAACGGTCATGTCGCGATCGTTGGACACTGTTACGCACAAAGTATAAAAGAAGGATGTCAGAAGAAATCCAAGCAACTGGAATAGATGCTGAGGTTGGAGAACTTGATGAGATCATTGAAGATCTTATTGGAAAAGAAGATGCTGCTATTGACAGTGataaagaaggaaagaagaaagctgAAGCTGATAAAAAGGCAGCAGAAGAAATACGGATTAAGGCTATGGAACGGTTTGGAAACACCAGAAAAAGAGGTGGAGAGGATGGAGAGGAAggagccaaaaagaaaaaaaggagaagtgGCAGTGATGCAGTAGAATTTCTcagagaaaaagcaaagttAGAACATTCTCTGAGAGAGGAAGAGCTACAGTTAAGGAAAGATCAACAAAGCCAAACACTGTTGATATTACAGCAACAACAGCAGATGAATCAAGCATTGCTCACCCTCATGGAAAAAATGTTGCCTAAAGAGAGGAATTAA
- the LOC131773399 gene encoding uncharacterized protein — translation MTSFKETRELTLLCYAENLLSDDEFLVLWENNQSSNPDFPWDSYGPFDLENIDEAECKAEFRVEKRDLPTLREVLGIPPTFKCPQRTICDGMEGLCMLLKRLAYPCRYSDMIARFGRPVPELCMITNRVMDFIYDAHGHRITQWNDTILNPRLLEQYATVITEKGAALDNCFGFIDGTVRPISKPGDMQRIVYNGHKRVHALKFQSVAIPNGLIANMFGPVEGRRHDAGMLHDSGLLHNLEAYAYSATGLPMCLYGDPAYPLRVHLQGPFRNPHLTPLMEAYNSSMSSVRVSVEWLFGDIIEYFKFMDFKKNLKIGMSSIGKMYIVCALLQNALSCLYGNNTATFFDLEPPTLQDYFA, via the exons atgacttctTTTAAAGAAACGAGAGAATTAACACTGCTGTGTTATgctgaaaatttactttccgATGATGAATTTCTCGTTTTATGGGAAAACAATCAGTCAAGCAACCCAGATTTTCCTTGGGACAGTTATGGTCCGTTCGACCTCGAAAACATAGATGAAGCCGAATGCAAAGCAGAATTTCGCGTAGAGAAAAGAGATCTTCCTACACTAAGAGAAGTACTCGGGATTCCACCCACTTTCAAATGCCCACAGAGGACTATATGCGATGGAATGGAAGGACTGTGTATGCTACTAAAACGGTTAGCTTATCCTTGTCGTTACAGCGATATGATCGCGCGTTTTGGAAGACCTGTTCCTGAACTGTGCATGATCACGAACCGAGTCATGGATTTTATCTATGATGCACATGGCCACCGAATCACTCAGTGGAATGACACTATACTGAATCCCAGATTGCTTGAACAATATGCCACTGTCATCACAGAAAAAGGAGCAGCTCTAGACAACTGTTTTGGCTTTATTGATGGTACCGTACGACCGATCTCCAAACCAGGAGATATGCAGAGAATCGTTTACAATGGGCACAAGAGAGTACATGCTCTCAAGTTTCAGTCGGTTGCCATACCTAATGGGCTCATTGCCAATATGTTTGGCCCTGTGG aGGGTAGGAGGCATGATGCAGGGATGTTGCATGATTCTGGGCTACTTCACAACCTGGAAGCCTATGCCTACTCAGCAACAGGGCTACCGATGTGTTTGTATGGCGACCCTGCTTACCCCCTAAGAGTCCATCTTCAGGGGCCATTCCGGAACCCCCACCTTACTCCCTTGATGGAAGCATACAACAGTTCAATGAGTTCAGTAAGGGTGTCTGTAGAGTGGTTATTTGGAGATATCATAGAATATTTCAAGTTCatggattttaaaaagaatctcAAGATAGGAATGAGCAGTATTGGAAAGATGTACATTGTTTGTGCACTTCTGCAAAATGCTTTGAGTTGCTTGTATGGTAACAATACTGCAACATTTTTTGACCTTGAGCCTCCCACCCTGCAAGACTATTTTGCATAG